The Pyxidicoccus xibeiensis genome includes the window TTGACAGTCCGTGCTACCGCGCCTGGGAGCAGTGGTCCTCCGGACGGAAGGGCAAGGCGTAGAGCTCGCGTCCGGTACGCCCGTCATCAGCGGTGAAGAACACGTCCCAGCCGGAGCGGATGAAGTCTCGAGGCGACGACGAGGCCGCGCCCGGAGCCACCTCGTCGAGCGCTCGCGTCCCGGCCGCCGTGCCGTCGCTCACCCAGGGCTCGGACCCGCGTCCCTCGGTCGTCGCGCCGAAGAAGAGCCAGTCCTGGATGGCCGTCATGTCCGACGGCGAGGAGCCTGGGGCTCCCGGCTCCAGGTCCCTGAAGAGCACGGTGCCGCGCGTCGTCCCGTCGCTCACCCACAGCTCGCGTCCGCGCTCGCCGTCATCCGCGGCGAAGAAGATGCGCCCTCCGGCCACCGTCAGGAACGCGGGCTCCGAGCCCGTCGCACCCGCCCGGATGTCCTTCACGCGCCGCGTGCCCGAGCGCGTCCCGTCGCTCACCCACAGCTCCTCGCCCTCCGGAGTGCCCGAGCCGGCGCTGAAGTACAGCTTGCCGTGGAGCGCGACCATGTCGTGGGGGTACTCACCGGGGAAGAACCGGAGGAAGCGCGTGCCCGCGGCCGTTCCATCCGTGACGTAGAGGTCGGCCTCGCCCTCGTCCGGGTCCACCAGGAAGAAGAGCTTCCGGCCCACGGACTTCATGCGGAAGATGACCGTGTCCTCGAAGACCTTGAAGAGGGGAGTGACGCCGGGCCCGCCTTCGCTGCGCACCAGCCAGTTCTCGTCCCCCTGGCTGATGACGAAGTAGAGGGAGCCGTCATGGACGTAGAAGCGGCGCGGGAAGGAGCCGTCCGGGCCCGGGGCGAGGTCCGCGACCATGAAGGTGCCCGCCTCCGTGCCATCGCTCGTCCACAGCTCGTAGCCGTCGGTGCCGTCGGGAAGCACGCTCGAGAAGTAGAGCCGCTCCTTGTAGGCCACCAGCGTCTGCCCGTCCGCCTGGCTGGCGTCGATGGGGAGCACCCGCTTCACCAGGTACGTGCCCGCCTCCGTGCCGTCGCTCGCCCAGAGGGCCCGGCCCCGCACCTCGTCGTCCGCGATGAAGAAGAGCCGGTCTCCCACCATCGTCAGGTCCGTGGGGCCCGAGCTGTCCAGCCCCACGGCGATGTCCTTGACCATGAAGGTGCCGGTGCCGCCCGTGCCGCTGCTCCGCCACAGCTCGGAGCCATGGGTGCCATCGCTCGCGGAGAAGAAGAGGGCGCCGTTGCCGTGGACCTGGCTGTGGATGAAGCCATCCTCCAGCCCCGGGCGGATGTCCCTCAGCAGACGCGGGGTGGAGCCACAGGGCTTCCACTCACGCCCATCCCTCGCGGCCTGCGCGGTGTCCGTCAATGGCGGCGCCGCTTCGTCCTCCATCAGCGGCGCGCAGCCGGCCGCGAGGGCCAGCAGCAGCGGTAGTGGACGCCAGTGCTTCATCATCGGCAGCTCCTTGAAGACGCGGCAGGGCCGCGGTGGAGTGCCAATCTGGGAACGGAGGGAGCCCGCCCCACCTGCGCGACAGTCCGGGGCAGGGCGGGTTGGGCAACAGTCGCCTCCCGCCACGCCCCTGGTGCTCAGCCGCTCCGGGCGAGCAGTGCCTCCAGCGCCTCCAGGCGCGGCGGCACGTCCAGCGGCGGCGGCAGGCCCTGCATCGCCGTGCGGACGTCCTTCAGCCCATGCCCGGTGACGACGATGGTCGCGCTCTCCTTCGGGCCCACGCGGCCCTCACGGACCGCCCGCACCACACCGGCCATGGCGGCGGCGGCGGCAGGCTCGGCGAAGACGCCCGTCTTGCGCGCCATCCGCCCCTGGGCCTCCAGCAGCTCCGCGTCCTCCACCCGCACGATGCACCCGTGAGACTCGCGCACCGCGGCCACCGCCTTGCGCCAGTTGCGTGGCCAGCCCACCGCGATGGAGTCCGCCACCGTCCGCGCTTCCACCGGCTTCAGCGCCCCGGTCTCCAGCGCCGCGGCCACCGGTGAAGCGCCGGCGGCCTGCACGCCCAGCATCCGCGGCAGCCGCTCCACCAGCCCCAGCCGCTTCAGCTCCTTCAGCCCCTTCCACAGTCCCGCCAGCGTGCAGCCATCCCCGACGGACACCGCCACCCAGTCCGTCATCCGCTCGCCCAGCTGCTCGGCCAGCTCCAGCCCCGCCGTCTTCTTCCCCTCCACCAGGTACGGGTTGATGGCGCAGTTGCGGTTGTACCAGCCGTAGCGCTCACAGGCGGACTGGCAGAGCCAGTAGGCGTCGTCGTAGCTGCCCTCCACCCGCAGCACCTGCGCGCCCGTCACCAGCAGCTGCGCCAGCTTCGGCTCCGGCGTCCGCTGGGGCACGAAGATGACGCTCTTCATCCCCAGCACCGCCGCGAAGCCGGCCAGTGATGCCGCCGCGTTGCCCGCGGACGCGCACGCCACCGTGTCGCGCCCCACCTCACGGGCCTTCATCACCGCGAGGGCGCTCGAGCGGTCCTTGAACGAGCCCGTCGGGTTGCGGCCCTCGTCCTTCAGCACCAGCCGCTCCAGGCCGACGTCCCTCGCCAGCGCCGGGGCCTCGTACACGGGCGTCATGCCCACGTGCAGCGCCGGCCGCGCGGCCGCCGCGTCGAAGGGCAGCAGCTCCTCGTAGCGCCACTGGGCCAGCGGCCTTTGCGCCAGGGCCTGCCGCGTCAACGTGCGGGCCACGCGCTCGTAGTCGTACTCCACGTCCAGGATGCCTTCGATGCCGCACTTCGGGCAGGTGTACGCGACGTCTTCCACGCGGTGTGCGTGTCCGCAGTGCACGCAGCGCAGCCCGGTCATGTGCTCCAGCGACATACAGACTCCTGACGGGAGAGGGCCCCTATACAAGCCCGCCCCTCCACGAATACAAACCCTGAGGTCGTTCTATCGGAAGAGCGACAGTCGGCCGGGAAAACGCTGGCCGAGCGAGCAAGGTAATGGCCAACGAGCTGGCGCAGCGGATGGTGACCCTGGGGGCGCTCCTCAGGGAGACGCCCGTGCTTCCTCTTCAGTGCGAGGGCATCCACCTCTACGCGAAGCTGGAGAGCCATAATCCCATCGGTAGCGTCAAGGACCGCCCGGCCTACTGGCTCCTCAAGTCGGCGCTCGAGCGCGGGCAGCTGGATGCCCGCAGCACCATCGTCGAGTCGTCCTCGGGCAACTTCGCCAACGCCCTGGCCGCGTACTGCCGGCTGCTCGGCCTCTCGTTCATCCCCGTCATCGACCCCAACATCGCCCCGGGCTACGAGTCCGTCCTGCGCCGGCTGTGCGAGCGCGTCGTCAAGGTCGAGGAGCGGGACGACACCGGCGGCTTCCTCAAGACGCGCCTGGCGAAGGTGAAGGAGCTGGTGGAGAGCGTGCCCGGCGCCTACTGGACCAACCAGTACGGCAATCCGGATGCAATGCAGGCGCACTACCGGCTCACGGGCGAGGAGATTGCCCGGGCCTTCACCCAGCTCGACTACGTGTTCCTGGGTGTCAGCACCGGCGGCACCCTCTCCGGCGTGTCCCACCGCCTCAAGGAGAAGTTCCCCTCGGTGAGGATCATCGCCGTGGATGCCGAGGGCTCGGTCATCTTCGGTGGCACGCCGCGCAAGCGTCATATCCCCGGCATCGGCGCGAGCATCTGCCCCGACCTGGTGAAGCAGGCCCGCATCGACGACGTGGTGAAGATTCCGGAGAGCGAGACGGCCCAGGCCTGCCAGGAGCTGCTGCGGCGCCACGGCCTCTTCGTGGGGGGCTCGTCCGGCTCCGCCTACGCCGCCATCAAGCGCTACCTGCCCAGGATGCGCTCCCTCACGCCCCCCCACGTCCTCTTCCTCTGCGCGGATGGCGGTGCGGCCTATCTCGAAACCCTCTACAACCCGGCGTGGACCTCCCGCCTCGAGTAAGCACGCACCCATGAGCTTCGACTTCTCCGTCATCACCGGCAAGGTCGCCCACGACATCATCCACAGCGACATCCCCGAGTGCATGCGTCGCGTGGAAGCCGCCTACCTGACGCACCAGGACGGCCGCTCCGTCAACCCGGACAGCTACTTCCTGCGCTTCCCCGAGAAGCCTGACGCTCGCATCATCGCGCTGCCCGCCTACCTGGGCGGAGACGTGGGCGTGTCCGGCATCAAGTGGATTGCGAGCTACCCGTCCAACGTGCAGCGCGGCTTTCCCCGCGCCTCCGCGGTGCTGGTGCTCAACAACTACGAGACGGGCTACCCGTTCGCCTGCCTGGAGTCGTCCATCATCTCCGCGGCGCGCACCGCCGGCTCGGCCGTGCTGGGCGCGCAGTGGATGAACGGCGGCAAGCGCCACGCGCGCTGCCTGGGCATCGTCGGCAACGGCCTCATCGCCCGGTACATCTACCAGTTCCTGCTCCAGGCCGGCTGGGAGGTGGACGAGGTCCTCCTCCACGACAGCACCCCCGGTGAGTCCGAGCGCTTCGCTCGCGAGGTGTGCCTCCCCGAGCGCCACCAGCGCGTGGGCTCGGCTCCGGATTTGAACACCTGCCTGCGGCGCAGTGACGTCATCGTCCTGGCCACCACCGCCGGCACGCCCCACATCACCGACTGGGAGCTGCTGGCGCATAACCCCGTGGTGCTCCACATCTCGCTGCGCGACATCGCGCCCGAGCTGGTGCTGCGCTCGTACAACATCGTCGACGACGTGGAGCACGTGATGAAGGCGAACACGTCGCCGCACCTGGCGGAGAAGCTGTCCGGTGGCCGGGGCTTCGTCACCGGCACCCTGGCGCAGCTCATCCGTGGCGAGTGCAAGGTGGACCGCTCGCGGCCGGCCCTCTTCAGCCCGTTCGGGCTCGGCGTGCTGGACCTGGCCGTGGGCCACTGGGTCTACGAGCGCGCCGTGGCCGAGGGCACGGCGCTGCAGGTGCCCGACTTCTTCTTCGAGCTGAAGCGGTAGGGCCGGACGGCCCCCGCCTCAGGCGGCCTGGCTCTCCGGGGCCAGCAGCTGGCCGGACTCGAGGCGGAGGATGCGGTCGGCCAGGTGGAAGTAGCGGTTGTCGTGGCTGATGACGAGCACGGCGCGGCCCTCGCGCCTGAGCTCGGGGAGGAGCTGCTCGTAGAAGACCTCCTTGAAGGTGGGGTCCTGGTCCGCGGCCCACTCGTCGAAGACGTACACGGGCCGGTCCTCCAGCCAGGCGACGAGCAGCGCCAGCCGCTTGCGCTGGCCCGTGGACAGCTCCACCGTGGAGAGCGTGCCGTCCGGGCGGATGGACACCTTGCGGTCCAGGTGCAGGCGCTTCAGGTACTGCTCGGCCTTCCCGTCGCGCATCGACAGCGGCAGTCCGAGCAGCGCGTCGAAGAGGTGGAAGTCGGCGAAGACGGTGGCGAAGTGCTCGCGGTACAGGCCCTGGGTTTCCGGCCCCACGCGCTTGCCGTCGAGGAGGACCTCGCCGCCCTCCGGGGCGTACAGGCCCGTCACCAGCTTGGCGAGCGTCGTCTTTCCGCTGCCATTGCCGCCCACCAGGAAGACGATTTCGCCCCGCGCGAGCGTCAGGTCGATGGGGCCCAGGGTGAAGCGCCCATCCTCCTGCTCGCGGTGGTAGCTGTGCGTGACACCGCGCAGCTCCAGGCGCTGGAAGGTGGAGCGCGGCGGGGGCTGGCCGGGCGGCAGCGCGCGGCTCTCGTCGCCCCCGTCCAGGGACAGTGACTCCAGCCGGGCCAGGGCGACGTTGCCACGGCCCACCATGGGTACCAGGTTGGTGAGCGACTCGAGCGGCTGTTGCAGGTAGAGCACCACCAGCGTGTAGGCCACCAGCTCGCCAGGTTGCACCGGCAGGAAGCGGGGGACGACGAGCAGCAACAGCCCGATGATCATGAAGAAGGCCAGCATGCCCCAGCTGTTGGTGAGGACGAGCCGCAGGGACACCTGCCACTGGAGCTGCTTGAGCTCGGTGGCGGCGCCCTCCAGGTCCTCGCGCAGGAAGGACTCGCGGCGCTCGCGGTGCAGCTTCAGCTCCTTGAAGCCGACGGTGAGCGCGCGCAGGTGCTTGAAGAGGGTGTCGTTGACGTTGCGCGCCTTCTCGAAGAGCCCGAAGGCCGGCAGGGACGGCAGCCAGTAGCTCACCAGCGCCACCAGCATCAGCCCCAGGAAGACGAAGAAGAGGCGCCAGGAGAGCCAGGCCATGTAGCCGAGGCTGCCGGCGACGAGGGCCATGTTGATGACCAGGGTGGGCATCATCCAGAGGCTGTCGCCCAGGGTCTGCACGTCATTGGTCAGCATGGCGAGCAGCCGGTGGGCGCCGGACTGCTCCAGCTTGCGCAGGGGCGTGGCCAGCATGCGCCGGCTGAAGTTCATGCGCAGCGCGTACACGGCTTCGAGCTGGAGCCGGGTGAGCGCGAGCTGGGAGACGATGCGGGAGAGCAGCGCCACCCCGCAGAAGGCCGCGAAGCGCCAGGCCAGCCGTGAGGTGTCCTGGGTCGCTCCGGTCAGCACCTCGTGAATCATGGACAGCAGGCCGGTGCTGCTCGCGCCCGCCAGCAGGCCACAGCCGATGGACAGGAGCACCAGGAAGCGTGACTGGCCAAGAAGGAAACGGAGGACTCTCAAGCGCTCTCCTGGGAGGACGGCGTGCCGGAGGCGGAGACCGCGTCCAGACACTCGCGAAGCGTGCGGGCCAGTGTCTCCACGTGGGGAGGCCGCAACAGGGTGTAGTGGTTGCCGGGCACCTGATGCAGGCGGAGCCCGCTGGAGGCAAGGGCGGACCAGCCGCGGTCCTGCTGACCCGGGAGTGAATCCGTGGCGCGCAGCAGGACCATGGGCACCGTGAGCGGGGCCGGGACGTAGCTGGCCAGGGCTCGCCGGTGGCTCTCGAAGACGGCCCGGAGCGACTCCAGCCGCTCGCGGGGAACGCCCTGGAGGATGTTGGCCCGGCGGGCCTCGTCCATCAGCAGGTCGATGAGGGCGTCGGGCTCCATGCTCGCGAGCACCTCGTCCGGCTGGGTCAGCTCGCGCCCGGAGATGAGGGCGAGGTCTCTGGCGAAGGCGGCCGTCACCGCGGACGGAGACAGGTCCACCGTCCGCTGCAGGGCCGAGGAGTCGATGAGCGCCAGCAGCGCCACCTGCTCGTCGCGGCGCTGGAGCTGCCGCGCCATCTCCAGGGCCACCGTGCCGCCGAAGGACCAGCCGCCCAGGTGGTACGGGCCGGAGGGCTGGACGGTGCGAATGGCCTCGACGTAGAGGGCCGCCAGCTCCTCTACGGAGGCGAGCGGGGCGCCTCCACCGTCGACGCCGGGGGCCTGGAGCGCGTACAGCGGCTGGTCCGCCCCCAGGCGCTGCGCGAGCTCCGCGTAGCAGAGGACGCTGCCGCCAATGGGGTGCACGAGGAACAGCGGAGGACGCGTCCCCTCCGTGTTGAGCGCCATCAGCGGCGTCCAGGGCCGGGCGGGAGCCTCCTCGTGCAGCATCCGGGCGATGCGCTCCACCGTGGCGCCGCCGAACAGCGACGCCAGCGGAAGGCCCCGGCCGAGCTGCTGCTGCAGCCGCGCCATCAGCCGCACGGCCAGCAGCGAGTGACCGCCGAGCGCGAAGAAGTCGTCGTGGATGCCGATGCGCGAGACGCCGAGGAGCTGGGCGAAGAGGCCCGCGAGCAGCTCCTCGGTGGGGTTGCGCGGAGCGACGAAGTCACGCGCGGCGGCGGTGGATGCGGTGGGAGCGGGCAGGGCCTTGCGGTCCACCTTGCCGTTGGGAGAGAGGGGCAGGGCCTCCAGTGGGACGAAGGCGGAGGGCACCATGTACTCGGGCAGGCGCGCGAGGAGGTGCTGGCGCAGGACGTCGACGGAGAGCGACTGGCCGTGGCGCGGCGTGAGGTAGGCAACGAGGCGCTTGTCGCCGGGCACGTCCTCGCGAGCCAGCAGCACGGCGTCGCGTACGGAGGGGTGCTGGGCGAGGGCGGCTTCGACTTCGCCCAACTCAATGCGGAAGCCGCGCAGCTTCACCTGGAAGTCGGTGCGGCCCAGGTAGTCGATGGAGCCGTCGGGCAGGCGGCGAGCGAGGTCGCCGGTGCGGTACATGCGCGCGCCGGGTGAGGGGGAGAAGGGGTCCGGGAGGAAGCGCTCCGCGGTGAGGGCGGGGCGGGAGAGGTAGCCGCGGCCCACCTGGAGGCCGGAGATGAAGAGCTCGCCGGGGACGCCGACGGGCACGGGGGCCAGGGAGGCGTCGAGCAGGTGGATGCGGGTGTTGGAGACGGGGAGGCCGATGGGGACGGAGGCGCGGAAGGCGCCGGGGCGCACATGCCAGGCGGTGACGTCGACGGCGGCCTCGGTGGGGCCGTAGAGGTTGTGCAGCTCGGCGGCGGGGAGGGTGGTGAGGCAGCGGGAGGCGAGCTCGGCGGGCAGGGCCTCGCCGCTGCAGAGGACGCGGCGCACGCCGTCGCAGCCAGCGGAGGAAGGCTCGTCGAGGAAGGCGGCGAGCATGGAGGGGACGAAGTGCAGCGTGGAGATGCGCTGCTGCTGGATGAGGCGAGCCAGGTAGGCGGGGTCCTGGTGGCCGCCGGGGCGGGCGAGCACGAGGCGCGCGCCGCAGAGCAGGGGCCAGAAGAACTCCCAGACGGAGACGTCGAAGGCGTAGGGCGTCTTCTGGAGGACGGCGTCGGAGGAGGAGAGGCCGTAGTGCTGCTGCATCCACAGCAGGCGGTTGACGACGGCGCCGTGGGCATTCATCGCGCCCTTGGGCGTGCCGGTGGAGCCGGAGGTGTAGATGACGTAGGCGAGGTGGCCGGGAAGGACGCCGGAGTCGGGCGCGTGGGCGGGCAGTGAAGCGACTTCGGGAGGCAGGGCGTCCAGGCAGAGGGTGGTGACGGGGGTTGGGGGCAGACGCTGCTGGAGGGCCCGGGTGGTGAGGAGGACGGCGGGAGCGCAGTCGCCGAGCATGAAGGCCAGGCGCTCCTGGGGGTTGGAGGGCTCGAGGGGGACGTAGGCGCCGCCGGCCTTGAGGGTGGCGAAGAGGGCGACGACGAGGTCGAAGGAGCGCTCGAGGGCGAGTGCGACGCGCACCTCGGGGCCGACGCCGAGAGAGCGCAGGTGCCAGGCGAGGCGGTTGGAGCGCTCGTCGAGCTGGCGGTAGGAGAGGTGCTCCGACTCGAAGGTGAGGGCGGTGGCGTCGGGAGTGAGAGCGGCCTGGGCCTCGAAGAGGTGGTGGAGGCAGGAGGCGGGGAAGGCGGTGTCGGTGGCGTTCCAGGCGTCGAGCTGGTGGCGCTCGCCCTCGGAGAGCAGGGACAGCTGGCGCAGGCGGCGGTCGGGCGCGGAGACGGCGGCCTCCACCAGCGCGTTCAGGTGGCCCACCATGCGCTCCACCGTGGACGCGTCGAAGAGGTCCACCGCGTATTCGAGGGCTCCTTCGTAGCCGCTGGACGTGCGCGACAGGCCGAGCGTGAGCTCGAACTTGGTGCTCTGCGATTGGGCCTCGAAGCCGCTGACGCTCAGGCCGTCGCCGCTGGAGCGCGGGGCCTGGGTGGAGGAGGCCTCGGGGACGTTCTGCAGGGTGAACATCACCTGGAAGAGCGGCGTGCGGCGCAAGTCGCGGGAGGCGTGCAGCTCCTCGACGAGCTTCTCGAAGGGGACGTCCTGGTGGGCGTAGGCGCCCAGCGTCGTCTCACGGACGCGGGCCAGCAGCTGGCGGAACGTCAATTCCCCGTCGAGGCGGGAGCGCAGGACGAGGGTGTTGACGAAGAAGCCGATGAGGCCCTCGGTCTCCGAGCGGTTGCGGCCTGCGATGGGGGAGCCGACGGTGATGTCGTCCTGGCCGGAGTAGCGGGCGAGGAGGAGCTGGAAGGAGGCCAGCAGTGCCATGAAGGGCGTGACGCCTTCATGCCGTGCGAGGGAGTCCAGCGACTCGGCGAGGGGGCGGGGAAGCGAGACGGGCACGGAGGCGCCGCGACGCGAGGGGACGGCGGGGTAGGGCCGGTCGGTGGGCAGCTCCAGGGCGGCGGGGGCGCCGGAGAGCTGCTCACGCCACCAGGCCAGCTGGGTTTCGAGCACGTCGCCTTGCAGCCAGCCGCGCTGCCAGGAAGCGAAGTCCGCGTACTGCACGGGCAGCTCGGGCAGCGGCGAGGGCTGGCCGGAAGCGAAGGCAGCATAGAGCGTGGTCAGCTCACGGATGAGCACGCCCATGGACCAGCCGTCCGAGACGATGTGGTGCATGGTGAGGAGCAGGACGTGCTCGTCTTCGGTGGTGCGCAGCAGCAGCGCGCGCAGCAACGGTCCGTGGGCGAGGTGGAAGGGACGCTGGACCTCCTGCGCAACGAGCTGTCGGGCCTCGGCCTCGCGAGACTCGGGACTCAGCTCCGTCAGGTCGACCGCGGCGATCGGGAAGGCCACGGGCGGGAAGATGACCTGCGAGGGCTCTCCATCCGTGGTGACGAAGGTGGTGCGCAGCGCCTCGTGGCGGCGGACCAGCTCGGTGAAGGCCCGCTCCAGCGCCACGCTGTCCAGGGGCCCTGACAGTCTGAGCGCGGAGGGGATGTTGTAGGCGGGGCTCCCTGGCTCAAGCTGATCGATGAACCACAGGCGCTGCTGGGCGAAGGACAGCGGCAGCGCTCCCGTGCGGGACACGGGCACCAGCGGCGGAGTCTGGAGCCCGTGGCCGGCTTGCACCGCGCTGTCGATGCGGGCGGCGAGCGCGGTGAGGGTGGGGGCCTCGAAGAGATTGCGCAGAGGCAGCTCCACCTGGAAGGTGTCGCGGATGCGCGAGACGACCTGGGTGGCCAGCAGCGAGTGGCCGCCCACCTCGAAGAAGTTGTCCCTCGCGCCCACCCGGTCGACGCGGAGCACGTCGGCCCAGAGCGAGGCCAGCAGCTCCTCGGTGGGCGTGCGCGGGGCGACGAAGTCCTTCTCCGCCACCACGGTCCGCGGCGCGGGCAGGGCCTTGCGGTCGACCTTGCCATTGGAGGACAGGGTGAAGGCCTCCAGCAGGACGACGTTGGAGGGCACCATGTACTCGGGCAGGCGCTCTCGCACGAAGCGGGAGAGGAGCTCGGGCTCCGCGGGGTGGCCGGGCCTGGGGACGGCGTAGGCGACGAGGCGGGTATCACCGAGCACGTCCTCGCGGGCCATGACGACGGCGTCGGCGACGGCCGGGTGCTGGCGGAGGACGGCTTCGATTTCGCCGGTTTCGATGCGGAAGCCACGCACCTTCACCTGGAAGTCGGTGCGGCCGAGGTACTCGACGCGGCCATCCTGGCGGAAGCGGACGCGGTCGCCGGTGCGGTAGAGGCGAGCGCCCGGCTCGGAGGAGAAGACGTCCGGGAGGAACTTCTCCGCGGTGAGCTCGGGGCGGCGCCAGTAGCCGCGGCCGACGCCAGTGCCGCCGATGAAGAGCTCGCCCGGGACGCCGACGGGCACCGGGTGCAGCGAGGCGTCCAGGACGTACAGGCGCACGTTGGAGAGCGGGTGGCCCAGGGTGGGGCGCTCCGGCGCCTCGGAGGCGAGGGCGACGGTGGCGTCGACGGTGCACTCGGTAGGGCCGTAGACGTTGAAGAAGCGGGTGGACGGGTGCGAGGCCAGCACGGCCCACGTCTCCGCGTCGAGGGCTTCACCGCCCACCAGCACACGGCCGGGACCGCCGGACTTCTTCCCGGCCAGCCCCGCGCGCAGCAGCAGCTTGAGCAGGGAGGGGGAGATGTCGAGCACGTCGAGGCGCTCGGCGAGGACGAGCAGGGCCTCGGCGTCGATGCGCACCTCCTCGGGGATGATGACGAGGGCGTGGCCGTCGACGAGCTGGATGAGCTGCTTGACGGAGGCGTCGAAGGACAGCGGCGCATTCATGCTGACGCGCAGC containing:
- a CDS encoding threonine synthase; this translates as MSLEHMTGLRCVHCGHAHRVEDVAYTCPKCGIEGILDVEYDYERVARTLTRQALAQRPLAQWRYEELLPFDAAAARPALHVGMTPVYEAPALARDVGLERLVLKDEGRNPTGSFKDRSSALAVMKAREVGRDTVACASAGNAAASLAGFAAVLGMKSVIFVPQRTPEPKLAQLLVTGAQVLRVEGSYDDAYWLCQSACERYGWYNRNCAINPYLVEGKKTAGLELAEQLGERMTDWVAVSVGDGCTLAGLWKGLKELKRLGLVERLPRMLGVQAAGASPVAAALETGALKPVEARTVADSIAVGWPRNWRKAVAAVRESHGCIVRVEDAELLEAQGRMARKTGVFAEPAAAAAMAGVVRAVREGRVGPKESATIVVTGHGLKDVRTAMQGLPPPLDVPPRLEALEALLARSG
- a CDS encoding cyclic peptide export ABC transporter, producing MRVLRFLLGQSRFLVLLSIGCGLLAGASSTGLLSMIHEVLTGATQDTSRLAWRFAAFCGVALLSRIVSQLALTRLQLEAVYALRMNFSRRMLATPLRKLEQSGAHRLLAMLTNDVQTLGDSLWMMPTLVINMALVAGSLGYMAWLSWRLFFVFLGLMLVALVSYWLPSLPAFGLFEKARNVNDTLFKHLRALTVGFKELKLHRERRESFLREDLEGAATELKQLQWQVSLRLVLTNSWGMLAFFMIIGLLLLVVPRFLPVQPGELVAYTLVVLYLQQPLESLTNLVPMVGRGNVALARLESLSLDGGDESRALPPGQPPPRSTFQRLELRGVTHSYHREQEDGRFTLGPIDLTLARGEIVFLVGGNGSGKTTLAKLVTGLYAPEGGEVLLDGKRVGPETQGLYREHFATVFADFHLFDALLGLPLSMRDGKAEQYLKRLHLDRKVSIRPDGTLSTVELSTGQRKRLALLVAWLEDRPVYVFDEWAADQDPTFKEVFYEQLLPELRREGRAVLVISHDNRYFHLADRILRLESGQLLAPESQAA
- the sbnB gene encoding 2,3-diaminopropionate biosynthesis protein SbnB gives rise to the protein MSFDFSVITGKVAHDIIHSDIPECMRRVEAAYLTHQDGRSVNPDSYFLRFPEKPDARIIALPAYLGGDVGVSGIKWIASYPSNVQRGFPRASAVLVLNNYETGYPFACLESSIISAARTAGSAVLGAQWMNGGKRHARCLGIVGNGLIARYIYQFLLQAGWEVDEVLLHDSTPGESERFAREVCLPERHQRVGSAPDLNTCLRRSDVIVLATTAGTPHITDWELLAHNPVVLHISLRDIAPELVLRSYNIVDDVEHVMKANTSPHLAEKLSGGRGFVTGTLAQLIRGECKVDRSRPALFSPFGLGVLDLAVGHWVYERAVAEGTALQVPDFFFELKR
- a CDS encoding ELWxxDGT repeat protein — encoded protein: MMKHWRPLPLLLALAAGCAPLMEDEAAPPLTDTAQAARDGREWKPCGSTPRLLRDIRPGLEDGFIHSQVHGNGALFFSASDGTHGSELWRSSGTGGTGTFMVKDIAVGLDSSGPTDLTMVGDRLFFIADDEVRGRALWASDGTEAGTYLVKRVLPIDASQADGQTLVAYKERLYFSSVLPDGTDGYELWTSDGTEAGTFMVADLAPGPDGSFPRRFYVHDGSLYFVISQGDENWLVRSEGGPGVTPLFKVFEDTVIFRMKSVGRKLFFLVDPDEGEADLYVTDGTAAGTRFLRFFPGEYPHDMVALHGKLYFSAGSGTPEGEELWVSDGTRSGTRRVKDIRAGATGSEPAFLTVAGGRIFFAADDGERGRELWVSDGTTRGTVLFRDLEPGAPGSSPSDMTAIQDWLFFGATTEGRGSEPWVSDGTAAGTRALDEVAPGAASSSPRDFIRSGWDVFFTADDGRTGRELYALPFRPEDHCSQAR
- the sbnA gene encoding 2,3-diaminopropionate biosynthesis protein SbnA; protein product: MANELAQRMVTLGALLRETPVLPLQCEGIHLYAKLESHNPIGSVKDRPAYWLLKSALERGQLDARSTIVESSSGNFANALAAYCRLLGLSFIPVIDPNIAPGYESVLRRLCERVVKVEERDDTGGFLKTRLAKVKELVESVPGAYWTNQYGNPDAMQAHYRLTGEEIARAFTQLDYVFLGVSTGGTLSGVSHRLKEKFPSVRIIAVDAEGSVIFGGTPRKRHIPGIGASICPDLVKQARIDDVVKIPESETAQACQELLRRHGLFVGGSSGSAYAAIKRYLPRMRSLTPPHVLFLCADGGAAYLETLYNPAWTSRLE